In the Hordeum vulgare subsp. vulgare chromosome 7H, MorexV3_pseudomolecules_assembly, whole genome shotgun sequence genome, one interval contains:
- the LOC123412856 gene encoding F-box/kelch-repeat protein At1g80440-like, which translates to MSSCFEASAMADLIPGLPEEVARECLIRVGFDQLPAVRRISRQWKEEVESPGYGRLRRAEGLARPVLAMVQAQPERVEPGPAHKHSSASAANGGPANNYRTVLLDPVEGRWAPLPLLPGPTGSLPLFCQVAAVDGAQGRKRLVVVGGWDPESWAPTDSVYVYDFLTGAWRSGAPMPGPRRSFFATAAVAGAVYVAGGHDEEKNALRSALAYDPDSDAWAALPDMAEERDEPRGLCVGGRFLVVGGYPTQAQGRFAGSAEAFDPVTAAWGTVQEGLLEDGACPRTCCVAPGAERMYMLRDGNLVARDGGPSAGWRTVASVPEDARTASTVSAIPGGRVVVIGSGCHGGDQTVYMLRDEAGKTASWTRASAPPEFSGHVQAACFLEI; encoded by the coding sequence ATGAGCAGCTGCTTTGAGGCGTCAGCAATGGCCGACCTGATTCCGGGGTTGCCGGAGGAGGTGGCGAGGGAGTGCCTCATACGGGTGGGGTTCGACCAGCTGCCGGCGGTGCGCCGCATCTCGCGGCAGTGGAAGGAGGAGGTCGAGTCGCCGGGCTACGGCCGCCTGCGCCGCGCCGAGGGGCTGGCGCGCCCGGTGCTCGCCATGGTCCAGGCGCAGCCCGAGCGCGTCGAGCCTGGCCCGGCGCACAAGCACTCGTCGGCGTCGGCTGCCAACGGCGGCCCCGCGAACAACTACAGGACGGTGCTGCTGGACCCGGTGGAGGGGCGGTGGGCCCCGCTGCCTCTGCTGCCCGGCCCGACCGGGAGCCTGCCCCTGTTCTGCCAGGTGGCCGCGGTGGACGGCGCGCAGGGGAGGAAGCGGCTCGTGGTCGTCGGCGGGTGGGACCCGGAGTCGTGGGCGCCGACGGACTCGGTGTACGTGTACGACTTCTTGACAGGCGCGTGGCGGAGCGGGGCGCCCATGCCGGGCCCGCGCCGGTCGTTCTTCGCCACCGCGGCCGTTGCCGGGGCAGTATACGTCGCCGGCGGGCACGACGAGGAGAAGAACGCGCTCCGGTCGGCGCTCGCGTACGACCCGGACTCCGACGCGTGGGCCGCGCTCCCGGACATGGCGGAGGAGCGCGACGAGCCGCGCGGGCTCTGCGTCGGCGGCAGGTTCCTGGTCGTCGGCGGGTACCCGACGCAGGCGCAGGGGCGGTTCGCTGGCTCTGCCGAGGCCTTCGACCCGGTGACGGCGGCCTGGGGCACTGTCCAGGAGGGCCTGCTCGAGGACGGCGCGTGCCCGAGAACCTGCTGTGTAGCGCCGGGAGCGGAGCGCATGTACATGCTCCGCGACGGGAACCTCGTGGCGCGCGACGGCGGCCCCTCGGCGGGTTGGCGCACGGTGGCGTCCGTGCCGGAGGACGCCCGCACTGCGTCGACCGTCTCGGCCATCCCCGGCGGACGCGTCGTGGTGATCGGCTCAGGCTGCCACGGAGGCGACCAGACCGTGTACATGCTGCGCGACGAGGCCGGCAAGACCGCGTCCTGGACGCGCGCCTCGGCACCGCCAGAGTTCTCGGGGCACGTTCAGGCCGCATGCTTCCTAGAGATCTGA